One region of Ferrimicrobium acidiphilum DSM 19497 genomic DNA includes:
- a CDS encoding DUF6036 family nucleotidyltransferase, giving the protein MPNEPLTRTDLIVVLHELADALDAAGIEAQLYIVGGAAMVLGYSARDVTRDVDAQYYPKNAINNVAAAIARRHHLPNDWLNDNAAMFISPVKDDEKRRLFLSKGSVTIQTASAEALLAMKIRASRPRMDNFDIAFLCEHLEITSIVQAVDLYETYYPEDRLPKYALTILRAILKLDK; this is encoded by the coding sequence GTGCCTAACGAACCTCTAACACGAACAGACCTGATTGTTGTCTTGCATGAATTGGCAGATGCTCTTGATGCAGCGGGGATTGAGGCCCAGCTTTACATCGTCGGCGGAGCTGCGATGGTGTTAGGTTACTCAGCGCGAGACGTAACACGTGATGTGGACGCACAGTATTACCCCAAAAATGCTATCAATAACGTTGCCGCCGCTATAGCTAGGAGACATCACTTGCCAAATGATTGGCTAAATGACAACGCTGCTATGTTTATTTCACCAGTCAAGGATGATGAAAAACGTCGATTATTTCTATCCAAAGGAAGTGTGACCATCCAGACTGCCTCAGCGGAGGCATTGCTCGCGATGAAGATTAGGGCGAGTCGACCGCGTATGGATAATTTCGACATCGCATTCCTGTGTGAACATTTAGAGATCACCTCCATCGTGCAAGCAGTCGATCTCTATGAAACATATTACCCAGAAGATCGGTTGCCAAAATATGCGCTTACCATTCTGCGGGCTATTCTAAAATTGGACAAATAA
- the purF gene encoding amidophosphoribosyltransferase, which translates to MIEDPQNNHPEHDQLERDHPEEACGVFGISLPNEAVSYLTFDGLYALQHRGQESAGMAVAENGEVTVIKNLGLVSAVFDDSTLASLPGDMAIGHTRYATAGDRSWHNAQPIFRASGEYGIAVAHNGNLTNSHELVDRLFDTIARQPSDTELIAQLVSVSVARTRPSNTEAYAKAIRDALSELRGAYSLAMLDGERIVGARDPDGFRPLCLGTIAPNGWVIASESPALDVIGAEFVREIDPGEIVIIDAEGAHSFPSAEPQPSHLCIFEFVYFARPDSKLLGKEVHGTRRAMGEYLAHTLPVAADMVMGVPDSGVPAAEGYALASGIPYGQGLVKNRYIGRTFINPGVKSRQDAIRRKLNVLEENVRGKRVVVVDDSIVRGSTTKSIVRLLKQAGAAEVHLRISSPPYRWPCFYGIDTPNRPDLIAAHHSVEEINEILGADSLAYLQLGDLRKAIGTPEGFCDACLTGNYPVELSTHLAGQQVL; encoded by the coding sequence GTGATCGAAGATCCTCAGAACAACCATCCGGAGCACGATCAGCTAGAACGTGACCATCCGGAGGAGGCGTGTGGGGTCTTTGGTATCTCCTTGCCGAACGAGGCTGTCTCCTATCTCACCTTCGATGGTCTCTATGCGCTACAGCATCGCGGACAAGAGTCAGCTGGCATGGCGGTCGCCGAAAACGGTGAAGTTACGGTGATCAAGAACCTCGGCCTTGTAAGCGCAGTGTTCGATGACTCAACGCTCGCCTCCTTGCCAGGCGACATGGCGATCGGGCATACCCGTTATGCCACCGCTGGCGACCGTAGTTGGCACAACGCCCAACCTATCTTTCGTGCCAGCGGCGAGTACGGTATCGCTGTAGCCCACAACGGAAACCTGACCAACTCACACGAGCTTGTCGATCGACTCTTCGACACCATCGCTCGACAACCTTCTGATACCGAGTTGATCGCCCAGCTCGTCTCGGTCTCGGTGGCTCGCACACGACCAAGCAACACCGAAGCCTACGCAAAGGCTATACGAGACGCTCTCTCCGAACTCCGTGGCGCCTACTCGCTTGCCATGCTCGATGGAGAGCGGATCGTTGGTGCTCGCGATCCCGACGGCTTTCGACCTCTGTGCCTGGGCACGATTGCTCCTAACGGTTGGGTGATCGCCTCTGAGTCTCCAGCTCTAGACGTTATTGGCGCCGAATTTGTCCGCGAGATCGACCCTGGCGAGATCGTCATTATCGATGCCGAAGGCGCTCATAGCTTCCCTTCGGCTGAACCGCAACCCTCACATCTTTGCATCTTCGAGTTCGTCTACTTTGCGAGACCGGATAGCAAACTGCTCGGCAAGGAGGTGCATGGCACCCGACGTGCGATGGGTGAGTACCTTGCTCATACACTACCTGTGGCCGCCGATATGGTTATGGGGGTACCCGATTCGGGAGTCCCAGCCGCAGAAGGATACGCACTCGCCTCCGGTATTCCTTACGGCCAGGGCCTCGTAAAGAATCGCTACATCGGGCGGACCTTCATCAATCCAGGAGTAAAGAGCCGCCAAGACGCGATACGTCGCAAGCTAAACGTACTCGAGGAGAACGTACGAGGCAAGCGAGTAGTGGTGGTCGACGACTCGATCGTGAGAGGTTCGACTACCAAATCAATAGTTCGTCTTCTCAAGCAAGCAGGTGCGGCCGAGGTCCATCTCCGCATCTCCTCCCCACCCTATCGTTGGCCCTGCTTCTATGGCATCGATACCCCAAATCGGCCCGATCTAATCGCAGCCCATCACAGCGTCGAGGAGATCAATGAAATTCTCGGTGCTGACAGCCTCGCCTACCTCCAGCTCGGCGATCTACGGAAGGCGATCGGAACCCCAGAGGGATTCTGCGACGCCTGCTTAACGGGCAACTATCCGGTCGAACTCAGCACCCATCTCGCCGGTCAACAGGTGCTCTAG
- a CDS encoding transposase has translation MSLDEFFDDLGEERIAKIKAATMDLGPAFAKAFREKAPNAEICLDPFHVVKLGTEALEEVRKDLWREMRKLPSPTFARKFAGARWALLKNPGTLTKRQGLALLAIKQRGGALWRAYEMKESLRAIFAGDLEIDEVNEMLDHWCKRASRSRLSSFIRLSKTIRTHRDGILASIRLGVSNGRVEGLNTKVRSIIARSYGFHSAKATLALVMLACGPIDLKLPYERASLSTWMSIEPTIPLAAVRAQPSHPGVMVTVRRSV, from the coding sequence ATGAGTCTAGATGAATTCTTCGATGACCTGGGTGAAGAACGGATTGCCAAGATCAAGGCAGCCACCATGGATCTCGGTCCAGCCTTTGCCAAGGCCTTCCGCGAGAAGGCACCTAACGCCGAGATCTGTCTCGATCCATTTCATGTGGTTAAGTTGGGAACCGAGGCCCTAGAGGAGGTACGCAAAGACCTTTGGCGGGAGATGAGAAAGCTCCCATCTCCTACCTTTGCCCGTAAGTTCGCCGGGGCAAGGTGGGCACTGTTGAAGAATCCAGGAACCCTAACCAAGCGTCAAGGACTAGCCCTCTTAGCCATCAAACAACGAGGGGGAGCCCTATGGCGGGCTTATGAGATGAAGGAATCCCTACGGGCGATCTTCGCTGGCGACCTCGAGATCGACGAGGTGAATGAGATGCTCGATCACTGGTGCAAGCGAGCCTCACGCTCACGACTATCGAGTTTCATCCGACTCTCAAAGACCATCCGAACTCATCGAGACGGGATACTTGCCTCCATCAGACTTGGGGTATCCAATGGAAGGGTCGAGGGACTCAACACCAAAGTTCGCTCAATCATTGCCCGCTCGTATGGGTTTCACTCCGCCAAGGCTACCCTGGCCCTGGTGATGCTAGCTTGTGGACCGATTGACTTGAAGTTACCTTATGAAAGGGCGAGTTTATCCACATGGATGTCAATAGAGCCGACTATACCACTAGCTGCTGTTCGCGCACAACCCAGCCATCCGGGCGTAATGGTCACGGTGCGGCGATCGGTTTGA
- a CDS encoding TetR/AcrR family transcriptional regulator, whose translation MDQRDKGNSRRQQLTEQATEYLKTNGLASLTYRKLADELGVAPNTLEHHFGAKDQLLEQLLARLADEQRGGLQRMLSQTDVGPELFTRHFNAAMVDILNPDNEDANKLFFELVGASVRNRELYDEFLKHAMDDWIDFLCTILVDRAGIPEERSKVVAHLIMAMVRGVMLSRTMVEPKDYHLIDEAADLLGPLIESVLRDEAGPPTQSGKS comes from the coding sequence ATGGATCAACGTGACAAAGGTAACTCCAGACGCCAACAGCTCACCGAACAGGCGACCGAATACCTGAAGACCAACGGCCTTGCTTCACTCACATATCGAAAGTTGGCCGATGAACTCGGCGTAGCTCCAAATACGCTCGAGCATCACTTTGGCGCCAAGGACCAGCTGCTGGAACAGCTGCTGGCACGGCTTGCAGATGAACAGCGTGGCGGACTTCAGAGGATGCTGAGCCAGACAGATGTTGGTCCCGAACTCTTCACTCGCCATTTCAATGCTGCCATGGTCGATATTCTCAATCCAGACAACGAGGACGCCAACAAGCTCTTCTTTGAACTAGTTGGCGCGAGTGTGCGCAATAGGGAGCTATATGACGAGTTTCTCAAACATGCCATGGATGATTGGATCGACTTCCTCTGCACAATTTTGGTGGATCGCGCTGGCATCCCTGAGGAACGAAGCAAGGTTGTCGCTCATCTGATCATGGCTATGGTCAGAGGGGTCATGCTGAGCCGTACGATGGTCGAGCCGAAGGACTATCACCTGATCGACGAGGCGGCGGACCTGTTGGGGCCGCTGATCGAGTCGGTTCTACGAGATGAGGCAGGGCCGCCAACTCAATCAGGGAAGTCGTAG
- a CDS encoding transposase, whose amino-acid sequence MNESSRQELDPNRLDNLFILGVDEISYRKHHNYLTLVTNHETGKIVYGAEGKSANESR is encoded by the coding sequence GTGAACGAGTCGTCACGCCAAGAGCTCGATCCCAACCGTCTTGACAACCTCTTCATTCTTGGAGTTGACGAGATCAGTTATCGCAAACACCACAACTACCTAACGCTTGTCACCAATCACGAGACGGGCAAGATCGTCTATGGGGCAGAGGGGAAAAGTGCGAATGAGTCTAGATGA
- the purM gene encoding phosphoribosylformylglycinamidine cyclo-ligase → MDYQQAGVDLVNAEEAVKAISALVKSTYNPQVISDLGGFGGLFRLGDEGAPVLVATTDGVGTKTEVARVAGRWEGIGQDLVAMCLDDLVCTGARPLFFLDYIAVGKNEPSLIATLVASMATALKSANTALIGGEIAEHPGSMAPDQVDLAGFAVGLVDPATAIGPERVAAGDRIIGLPSPNLRSNGFSLVRAVYADLLSGVKDGRASTREHTLYEALIEPSVLYAPIMLEFVDRSLLHAASHTTGGGLVNNLARVIPEGLSAVIDPNAWRWPSIFTQLMEDGAISLDEMRRTFNLGVGMALVVAPTHVTTVLGSYPGAVEIGHVLEGDERARWS, encoded by the coding sequence GTGGACTATCAGCAAGCAGGCGTCGATCTTGTCAACGCCGAGGAGGCGGTGAAGGCGATATCTGCCTTGGTCAAGAGCACCTACAACCCTCAGGTGATCTCAGACCTAGGGGGGTTTGGTGGTCTGTTCCGACTTGGAGATGAAGGCGCGCCCGTCCTCGTCGCCACGACCGACGGAGTCGGCACCAAAACTGAGGTGGCGCGGGTCGCGGGTCGTTGGGAAGGAATCGGCCAGGATCTCGTCGCGATGTGTCTTGACGATCTCGTCTGCACAGGGGCTAGGCCACTCTTTTTTCTCGACTACATCGCGGTTGGCAAGAACGAACCATCGCTGATCGCCACCTTGGTGGCCTCGATGGCGACGGCTCTAAAGTCAGCTAATACGGCACTTATCGGAGGCGAGATCGCCGAGCATCCAGGATCGATGGCCCCCGATCAGGTAGATCTTGCTGGCTTTGCGGTTGGACTGGTGGATCCAGCCACTGCGATTGGGCCCGAACGAGTAGCGGCCGGCGACCGAATCATCGGGCTCCCGTCGCCAAACCTGCGCTCAAACGGCTTCTCATTGGTGCGTGCGGTCTATGCGGACCTACTATCCGGGGTTAAAGATGGGCGAGCCTCCACCCGCGAGCACACCCTCTATGAGGCGCTAATCGAACCCTCCGTGCTCTACGCACCCATAATGCTCGAGTTCGTCGATCGGTCACTCCTGCACGCCGCAAGCCACACCACCGGTGGTGGCCTAGTCAACAACCTCGCTCGGGTCATCCCAGAAGGGCTAAGCGCTGTCATTGACCCGAACGCATGGAGATGGCCTTCGATCTTCACTCAACTGATGGAGGACGGCGCTATCTCACTCGACGAGATGCGGCGCACCTTCAACCTCGGTGTTGGCATGGCGTTGGTAGTGGCGCCAACCCACGTGACTACGGTGCTTGGCTCCTATCCTGGAGCCGTAGAGATCGGTCACGTTTTAGAAGGAGACGAACGAGCACGATGGAGCTAA
- a CDS encoding transposase family protein → MRATSLVKQMLGLRSVTVVEVLVRPHELLVKLRLTRSRLVCPKCSYTTRSCYDTRTLDSRWRHLDIGTHQTWLSCQLRRLRCPTHGVIT, encoded by the coding sequence GTGCGCGCTACCTCTCTAGTTAAGCAGATGCTGGGGCTTCGCAGTGTCACCGTCGTCGAGGTTTTAGTTCGTCCACACGAACTGCTGGTAAAGCTCAGGCTTACCCGATCGCGGTTGGTATGCCCGAAATGCTCCTATACGACCCGGTCCTGTTATGACACGAGAACGCTCGACTCCCGTTGGAGACACCTCGACATCGGGACTCACCAGACGTGGCTCTCGTGCCAACTAAGACGACTCCGGTGTCCAACTCACGGGGTAATCACTTAA
- a CDS encoding helix-turn-helix domain-containing protein codes for MNQDWNHFAGDLLRHSRNQAGLTQRDLAVQAGVSASEVARIESYRVQPSIPVLGRLLDAIGLGVVLSGEYVDNRSNARETADSIGQALAANDEHRAFLTWLVLLDDLKAVTSVRLVELIQDPPRTTGDSRYDALIAGLVEYVCMARGIVPPTWVDDSWRTTEGWCISGISDLAEIERRESPPPFSKRGVYLVEQSLSRA; via the coding sequence ATGAACCAAGATTGGAATCACTTTGCTGGCGATTTGCTACGGCACTCCAGAAATCAAGCTGGGTTGACACAACGCGATCTTGCGGTGCAAGCAGGCGTTAGTGCTTCCGAAGTTGCGCGGATTGAGTCCTATCGGGTCCAGCCCAGCATTCCGGTTCTGGGCAGGTTGCTCGACGCTATCGGCTTGGGCGTTGTGTTGAGCGGTGAGTACGTCGATAATAGATCTAACGCAAGGGAGACCGCTGACTCCATTGGGCAGGCGCTTGCAGCAAATGATGAGCATCGGGCTTTCCTGACTTGGCTAGTTCTATTGGATGACTTAAAAGCGGTGACCTCTGTTCGCCTCGTCGAGCTGATACAGGATCCTCCGAGAACCACCGGCGACTCTCGGTATGATGCGCTCATAGCTGGATTAGTGGAGTACGTCTGTATGGCCAGAGGGATAGTTCCCCCCACTTGGGTAGATGATTCGTGGAGAACTACTGAAGGCTGGTGCATATCAGGCATCTCAGATCTAGCAGAAATCGAGCGGAGGGAAAGCCCTCCACCTTTTTCGAAGCGAGGGGTCTATCTGGTTGAACAGAGTCTGAGCCGTGCCTAA
- a CDS encoding DUF6922 domain-containing protein: MRLPNDIQRLFYRYHADRLDTATYQSLIIQTVLEDGTVDDWRWLFGTYGTDTIREWVADPAMAAQLSARVEWFWTCALLHKPHETPRWSGGNGRRLIPADALPDWWPDELR, from the coding sequence ATGAGATTGCCGAACGATATTCAACGCCTGTTTTATCGTTACCACGCGGATCGGCTAGACACCGCGACGTATCAGTCACTCATCATTCAGACCGTGTTGGAGGACGGTACGGTGGACGACTGGCGCTGGCTGTTTGGGACCTATGGCACAGACACTATCCGCGAATGGGTTGCCGATCCGGCTATGGCAGCTCAACTATCCGCTCGCGTTGAGTGGTTTTGGACCTGTGCACTTTTACACAAACCGCACGAGACACCCCGATGGTCTGGTGGCAACGGGAGACGACTCATCCCTGCGGATGCTCTGCCCGATTGGTGGCCCGACGAGTTGCGCTAG
- a CDS encoding response regulator transcription factor has translation MRVLIVEDHPETGRWLLQELSRTSWKCDLAATVQSARSLARQESYDVVLLDVMLPDGSGVEFCQELRILGNFAIIMVTARDDVTDRIDALDRGADDYVIKPFAIGELIARIRAVSRRMNGDRGPVLECFDLRLWVEERSVEQGGHLLELSRREFDLLAVFMRNSKKVLTRDQLLELAWGYVFYAESNVVDVTVKRLRERLDPNGKVIIDTVRGVGYVLRPARE, from the coding sequence GTGCGAGTTCTAATCGTGGAAGATCACCCTGAAACGGGGAGATGGCTGCTGCAAGAGCTCTCAAGAACTAGCTGGAAGTGCGACCTCGCTGCCACGGTGCAGTCTGCCAGATCACTAGCTCGGCAAGAGTCGTATGACGTGGTGCTCCTTGATGTCATGCTCCCAGATGGTAGCGGTGTTGAGTTCTGTCAGGAGCTACGCATCCTAGGGAACTTTGCCATCATTATGGTGACTGCACGGGACGACGTTACCGATCGAATTGATGCGCTGGATAGAGGCGCGGACGACTACGTTATTAAGCCTTTTGCTATCGGAGAACTGATTGCGCGGATCCGGGCTGTATCTAGACGGATGAATGGCGACAGAGGCCCTGTACTTGAGTGTTTTGACCTACGTCTTTGGGTGGAGGAGAGAAGCGTTGAGCAGGGTGGTCATTTACTTGAATTAAGCCGTCGTGAATTCGATCTTCTCGCTGTATTTATGAGAAATTCGAAAAAGGTGTTAACTCGCGATCAGTTGCTGGAGTTGGCATGGGGGTATGTATTTTATGCGGAATCCAATGTCGTGGATGTGACTGTTAAACGTCTCCGCGAACGTTTGGATCCGAACGGTAAAGTCATAATAGATACGGTGAGGGGAGTCGGATACGTCTTAAGGCCAGCCCGTGAGTAA
- a CDS encoding PHP domain-containing protein — protein MIRRSPVLALWWHAVSVEGANVSDEGVMARLGSMTAGCDLHLHSDASDGSVAAAQLATDLGHVHMAVLTDHDTLAGSEAFVQALDSELSPPDGVELSLRWSGGTFHLLVYGYSLASTELALRIDELAMARRNRNLELLERANQAGLEITEAEVLAAAGTTDFLAKSVGRPHFAKVLVDRGYVSSIQDAFDTYLAKGRPLYSPKTLFGLEEIGPLCADLGLVAVIAHPLSLGVPLTSLPDTLAKFQRQGLAGVECYYAGYSPQQRVELAQLASGLKLLITGGSDYHGSFKPGLAALSGFGDLSVAADIGDRLIERLHDR, from the coding sequence ATGATTAGGCGGTCTCCAGTTCTCGCGCTTTGGTGGCATGCTGTGTCGGTGGAGGGCGCGAATGTCTCCGATGAGGGGGTGATGGCTAGACTCGGATCCATGACAGCCGGGTGCGATCTCCATCTTCATTCTGACGCCTCGGATGGATCGGTGGCCGCGGCACAGCTTGCGACAGATCTTGGTCATGTGCACATGGCGGTTTTGACAGATCACGATACGCTGGCTGGGAGTGAAGCCTTTGTCCAGGCGCTTGATTCTGAACTATCACCCCCTGACGGTGTCGAACTATCGCTACGTTGGAGCGGGGGGACCTTTCACCTTCTTGTCTACGGATACTCACTTGCCTCCACAGAGCTCGCCCTAAGAATTGACGAGTTGGCGATGGCGCGACGCAACCGCAACCTTGAACTCTTGGAGCGTGCTAATCAGGCTGGACTCGAGATCACCGAGGCGGAGGTGCTTGCAGCGGCAGGAACTACCGACTTTTTGGCTAAAAGTGTAGGGAGGCCCCACTTTGCCAAGGTGTTGGTAGATCGTGGATACGTCAGCAGCATCCAGGATGCATTTGACACCTATCTGGCCAAGGGCAGGCCACTGTATAGCCCAAAGACGTTGTTCGGGCTCGAGGAGATCGGCCCTCTCTGTGCTGATCTTGGACTCGTGGCCGTCATTGCACACCCTCTAAGTCTTGGAGTGCCGCTCACTTCGCTACCAGATACGCTCGCAAAATTTCAGCGCCAGGGTCTGGCCGGGGTCGAGTGTTACTACGCAGGTTACTCCCCTCAGCAGCGGGTTGAGCTAGCGCAATTGGCGAGTGGATTGAAGCTTCTTATCACCGGCGGCTCAGATTACCACGGGAGTTTCAAACCAGGACTGGCAGCGCTGAGTGGATTCGGCGACTTGTCGGTCGCGGCAGATATCGGCGACCGATTGATCGAGCGTCTTCACGACCGCTGA
- a CDS encoding sensor histidine kinase translates to MSKRALIHRWRIAWVLTIGIELAVILAALGSGYFVYSLVRSTLIKQGISGVEVSARAAAAKLRSEYSSHPTKAPVEDLAYLTVSGDQYVLLTTSRGHLVGASGTRPPASPLGGWASVGTSGWLQFGSIPYLYASAPILVGSSNLRLIVAESQSHLASLLSTLRIALVLGGLVLIMSTLAAISVIVRRVADPLLELEEVARTVTLNVNEAAFASIDSRLAEVHSLEESFSNMLERLGRTQTREREFISNAAHSLRTPIHVIQGNIVSLGRLLSEDPDLARHDLKILTREVQAMATLVDRLLQLSRSESGVLAKLERFDLQLYLDRIAGTLRDSCMHHALLFSTHDLDARPFVISDPVLLEVVLRVLIENADAYAEEDSAVTVYVATAENLSDIRIGVRNYCDPIPVSVLDELFERFYRNEQAASSEHYGLGLAIADSIVRRIGAKWFIESRPEGTIFALDIPSG, encoded by the coding sequence GTGAGTAAGAGAGCTCTCATTCATCGGTGGCGTATAGCATGGGTGCTTACCATCGGTATTGAGTTAGCTGTAATACTAGCTGCACTTGGTTCCGGTTACTTTGTCTACTCCTTAGTCCGCAGCACTCTAATCAAGCAGGGAATTAGCGGGGTTGAGGTTTCTGCAAGAGCTGCAGCCGCCAAACTAAGGTCTGAATATAGTTCTCATCCCACCAAGGCACCGGTCGAGGATTTGGCGTACCTTACAGTCTCTGGTGACCAGTATGTCCTCCTCACTACCAGTCGAGGACACTTAGTAGGTGCGAGTGGAACGAGGCCACCGGCGTCACCTCTTGGAGGGTGGGCTAGCGTGGGAACATCAGGATGGTTGCAGTTTGGTAGCATTCCGTACCTTTATGCATCTGCTCCGATTCTTGTCGGCAGCTCCAATTTGCGGCTCATTGTTGCCGAGAGTCAGAGCCATCTTGCTTCACTTCTCTCCACATTACGGATTGCGCTAGTGCTTGGTGGTCTGGTACTGATAATGAGTACGCTAGCTGCCATCTCGGTCATTGTGCGTCGGGTTGCGGATCCCTTGTTGGAACTTGAGGAGGTCGCGAGAACCGTGACGTTGAACGTGAATGAGGCTGCGTTTGCCAGTATTGATTCGCGGTTAGCTGAAGTCCATTCGCTTGAGGAATCGTTCAGCAACATGCTAGAGCGATTGGGACGCACCCAGACGCGGGAACGTGAGTTTATCAGCAATGCGGCGCACTCTCTCAGGACGCCAATCCATGTAATTCAGGGGAATATAGTTTCGCTTGGCCGCCTACTGAGTGAAGACCCGGATTTAGCACGCCATGATCTTAAGATCTTAACAAGAGAGGTGCAGGCGATGGCTACCCTTGTAGATCGGCTGCTACAGCTCTCTAGGTCGGAGTCGGGTGTGCTCGCTAAATTGGAGCGTTTTGATCTGCAACTTTACCTCGACCGGATAGCTGGAACTCTGCGAGACTCCTGCATGCATCACGCCCTTCTATTTAGTACGCATGACTTGGACGCTCGGCCGTTTGTCATCTCGGATCCGGTGCTATTGGAGGTGGTGTTGAGAGTGTTGATTGAGAACGCCGATGCCTATGCAGAGGAAGATTCTGCGGTAACTGTTTATGTAGCAACTGCTGAAAATCTCTCTGATATTCGTATCGGAGTCCGTAACTACTGTGATCCAATACCTGTCTCTGTGTTGGACGAGCTCTTCGAGCGGTTCTATCGAAATGAGCAAGCGGCGTCCAGTGAGCACTATGGTCTTGGGCTCGCAATCGCAGATAGCATCGTGAGACGTATCGGAGCCAAATGGTTTATTGAAAGTCGTCCCGAGGGCACGATCTTCGCTTTAGATATTCCCAGCGGATAG
- a CDS encoding class I SAM-dependent methyltransferase, translating to MTTHHRRVDHTYLMHQAYANADRLETRIGIYSYQQPKINLEQEVLNAMGSVAGLTVLDVGCGNGRYARALATEGANVAAMDLSGGMLTNLQGLWARLQADAERLPVSNGSFDRVLAAHMLYHVPNPEGAITEFARVLGPAGTLVATSNTEQHLIEVRQIWDELLEDAGIDLADSDSRLMNLELPIDHLLAMLRRSFDDVEFDLLTSSLHISDPEVLVNYAASTTAALTTNEQGYELLPALAERISTLITRDSEFKVTTQVILISAKRPRNQ from the coding sequence ATGACCACGCACCATCGTAGGGTCGACCACACTTACCTGATGCACCAGGCCTATGCCAACGCCGACCGTCTTGAGACTCGGATTGGGATCTACTCCTACCAACAGCCGAAAATCAACCTCGAACAAGAAGTTCTGAACGCCATGGGTTCTGTTGCAGGCTTGACTGTACTCGATGTGGGATGTGGAAATGGGCGCTATGCTCGCGCGCTGGCAACCGAAGGCGCGAATGTCGCTGCCATGGACCTATCTGGCGGAATGCTCACCAACTTACAAGGGCTATGGGCGCGTCTGCAAGCTGATGCGGAGAGGCTCCCAGTCTCTAACGGATCCTTCGATCGAGTTCTAGCAGCTCACATGCTGTATCACGTACCGAACCCTGAAGGCGCCATAACAGAGTTTGCGCGAGTTCTTGGCCCCGCCGGGACTCTGGTAGCCACCTCGAACACCGAACAACACTTGATCGAAGTTCGGCAGATCTGGGATGAACTCCTTGAAGACGCTGGCATCGATCTCGCCGACTCCGATTCGAGGCTCATGAACCTCGAACTACCGATTGATCATCTGCTGGCAATGCTCAGACGGAGCTTTGACGATGTCGAGTTCGATCTCCTCACCAGCTCACTCCACATCAGCGATCCGGAAGTGCTGGTGAACTATGCGGCCTCCACAACCGCAGCGCTCACCACCAACGAACAAGGGTACGAACTCTTGCCAGCCCTAGCTGAACGAATTAGCACACTCATCACGCGCGACAGTGAGTTCAAGGTGACCACACAGGTCATTCTCATCAGTGCCAAGCGCCCGCGCAACCAGTGA